The DNA sequence CCGCCGGCGGCCAGCGTGATCCGCTCGAGCACGGTGGGCAGCAGCTCGGACTGTGCGCCGTGGTCGGAGGTGGAACCGACCTCCTCGTGGTCGAACAGCGCCAATACCGGCACCACGTCGCGGGGTCGCGCCGCCAACAGCGCCTCCAGGCCGGCGTAGCACGTCGCCTGGTTGTCCAGCCGTGGGGCGCTGACCAACTCGCGGTCGGCGCCCACCAACCTCGACGGCGTCAGATCGTGGGTCATCAGATCGGCGGCGAGCACGGCGTCCTCGGCGACGTCCGCACGGTCGGCGACGTAACCCAGGAAGGACCGGGCCGTCTCGCCCACCCCCCACACCGCGTTGACGTGGCGCTGCGGGTCGAGGCTGACTCCCTTGCGGTCCTCCGAGAGGTGGATCGCCAACTGCGGCACCCGCAGGATCGGCTCGTCGATGCGGATCAGGCGGTGCTCGATCCGGTCGCCAACCCGGATCGACAGCCGGCCGCTGATTCCCAGGTCGCGGTCCAGCCAGGAGTTCAGCCACGCACCGCCGTACGGCTGCAAAGCCACGATGCGCCAACCGGATACGAACCGGTCGGGGTGTTGTTTGACGCGCAGGTTCGGGCTGTCGGTGTGCCCGCCGACGATCCGGAACGGTGCGTGGGGATCGGCACCCGCCCGCCACGCGACCAGGGAACCGGCCCGCACGGTGAAGTAGTCGCCCGCCCGTGAGGGCCACTGGTCACCCTCGGAGAGTTCGGTGAAACCCGCCTCGCGCAATCGGTCCGCGACAGTGCCGCACACGTGAAACGGCGACGGTGAGGCGTCGATGAAGGCGCACAGGTTCTGAGGGCTGGCTGGCATCTTCTCATCTTGACGGTCTCGGGTCGACTGCGAACGCCAGGGTCCGGTTCCACCCCGCTCAACCCGGTACCGCGAGCGTGCGCGTCTGTCGACGACGCGCCGCCGAAACATCAGCGGTTTGCGCACGTTCGTGGTGCAGCGAACGTGCGGAGGAGTCGAAAGCCGTGTGCCGCAGCTCTAGACGGTGAGGACGGCGTCGAGCGCCGAGAGGAACAGGCCGAGCCCGTCATCGGAGGGCCCGGTGAGCGCCTCGGTGGCGTGCTCGGGGTGCGGCATCAGGCCGACGACGCGCCCGTCGGCCGAACTGATCCCCGCGATGTCACGCATCGAGCCGTTGAGGTTCTCGCGGTAGCGGAACACCACCCGACCCTCGCCCTCGAGTTCGTCGAGGACCTTCTCGCTGGCGACGTAGCGGCCCTCGCCGGATTTCAGCGGGATCAGCAGATCGGCGCCGGTCTCGTAGCGGGTGGTCCACGCCGAGGTGTTCGAGGCGACCTCCAGCCAGGTGTCGCGGCAGATGAAGTGCAGACCGATGTTGCGGGTCAGCGCACCGGGCAGCAGGCCGGCCTCACACAGGACCTGGAAGCCGTTGCAGATGCCCAGCACCGGCATCCCCCGCTCGGCGGAACGGATGACCTCACTCATCACGGGCGCGAACTTCGCGATGGCGCCCGCGCGCAGGTAGTCGCCGTAGGAGAAGCCGCCGGGCACGATGACCGCGTCCACACCCTTGAGGTCGGCGTCGGCGTGCCACAGGCTGACCGGCTCGCCACCGGCGAGTCGCACCGCGCGTGCGGCGTCGATGTCGTCGAGCGATCCCGGGAAGGTGATCACTCCCACCCGTGCGCTCATGCGCCCTCCCTGGTGACGGACCAGTCCTCGATGACGGTGTTGGCCAACAGCGATTCGGCGATCTCGGCCACCGTCTCGTCCGTGACGTCGCCGTCGATCTCCAATTCGAATCGTTTGCCTTGCCGGACATCTGAGACGCCCGTCACACCGAGACGCCCCAAGGCGCCGACGATCGCCTGACCCTGGGGGTCGAGGATCTCGGCCTTGGGCATCACGTGCACCACCACCTTTGCCACGCCGACGACTTTACCGGTATCGCGGCAGGTCACCGGTTACCGGCATGACGCGATGTAAGCGGTGCACAGCGGCGCGGCCAGCGCGTCGAGCACAAATGCGTCCGGAACCGGACGCCAGGGCACCGACGGTTGTGCCGAAGACCACAGCGCCAGCTCGGTGACGGTGCTGTTGCGCGGGTCGACGACCAGGTATTGGTGCAGCACCGACCGGTCGGGGGTGCTCAGCACGGCCGCCATCCTCGCGGGTCCTGCAGTGGTGATCGACGGTGACACCGCCGGGGCGGTGATCTGGCAGTTCCGCAGCGCTGCGACCGCCTCGTCGAACACCGCGGTCGCCAATTGCCCGCCGCGCCAGGTCTCGCCGCGCCAGTGCAGGATCTGCGCCTGCAGATGCCACTGCCGGTCCGGTGAGGTGACGGCCGCCCTGGCCGCGACCGCCCAGGAGCGAGGGTCGTCAGCGTCCGCGGCGCGTGCCGCGCAGGTCTCCTCGAAGCGGAACCGCGGGGCGACGGCGGTGACCGACACCGCCGACAGCTCCGGCCAGCGGTACACGTCGTACAGCGGTATCGACAGCGGTGCGATCCACGCCGAGCGCGGAATGCGGTCGCACAGGGGCGGACAGTCCTGGGGATCGGCCGAGGCGACCGGCGTGAGGAGCGCCATCCCGCAACTCGCCAACACCGCCGCCACCAGCAACCGCATTCGAAACCCCCACCACCGGCCCCCGCCTGAGCGCCACAATATAGCCATGCAATTGACCCATTTCGGCCATTCGTGCTTACTCGCGAGCTTTCCCGACGGTTCGGGCGGCGAGACGACGGTTCTGTTCGATCCGGGGACGTTTTCGCACGGATTCGAGGGCATCACCGGCCTGTCGGCGATCCTGATCACCCATCAGCACCCCGACCACGCCGACGTCGATCGCCTGCCGGACCTGCTCGACGCCAACCCGCAGGCCGCGCTCTACTGCGACCCGCAGACCGCTCAGCAGCTCGGAGGGTCATGGCGTGCCGTGCACGCCGGGGACGAGTTCACCGTCGGACACCTCACCGTGCGTGGCGTCGGCGGACACCACGCGATCATCCATCCCGAACTGCCCGAGATCGACAACATCTCGTACCTGCTCGGCGACGGTGAGCACCCGGCGCGGTTCATGCACCCCGGTGACGCCCTGTTCGAACCCGGCGAACCGGTCGACGTACTCGCCACCCCCGCGGCGGCGCCCTGGATGAAGATCTCCGAGGCGGTGGAGTACCTGCGCGCCGTCGCACCCGCCCGCGCGGTGCCGATCCACCAGGGCATCATCGATCCCAGTGCCCGCGGCATCTTCTACGGCCGGCTGAGCGAGATGACCGACACCGACTTCCAGGTCCTCGAGGAGGAGAACGGCACGGAGTTCTAAGTGGCGGTCTAGGCGGCGTCTCGCAGTGCCGCAACGGGTTCCCACCGGTACACCTGCGGGGCGCACCGATGCATCAGCGCGAGATCGACGGCGTCGAGTACGGCACTCCGCGGACCAGGGCGGCCGAGTTGCTTGGCCGAGACCGCGAGTCGGACCATGCCGGCGCGGCGGGCGGTCCGCTCGGTCGAGAGCACCACGGTGCGGCACCACCACGCTTCGGTGACGAAACCCGCGCCGATCCCGACCACCCTGCCCCGCAGCGTCGTCCCGCGGACCAGGTCCGTCACCCCACCGAATCCGGCGAGCAGGCGAAATCCGTTGCGCGGCAGGGCGATCGATGCGCCTTGCGAGACGGCCCAGCCGGGTGCCGCGAACAACCGGGTCCGCAGCCCGAGGTGTTCGAGCACCCGGTCGGCGCCCATCAGCCGGAGATTGGCCTCGTGGGCGGCCAGCGAGGCGAACTCGCTGCGCCGCTTCCTGGTTGCGGCCTCGTCGAATCCGTGCAGCACGATCGCGTCGTCAGCGGCCCGCCGCTCCCGCAGCCACTCGACCGTCGGGGTGTCGCGGTCGAGCCGGTAGCCGCCCTTCAGCCGCGGCGCGACCAGGAACGACACCGGCACACCGCGGGCGTCGAGTTCGGCACGGAACGCGGCGACGTCGTCGAGGGTGCGCGCGCTGACGTGCGAGACGGAGACGATCAGTTGTCCGGCCACCTGCGCAGTGTCGCAAACGCAGGTGTCGCGAGGGTTGCCGCCACGTCGACGGCAGTTGGCTATTTCGGCAGGACGGCCTCGATGGCCGAGATCACCTCGGGGGCGTCGGGCTCGGTGCGCGGCCGGAACCGGTTGACGACCTGGCCGCCGGGCGCGAGCAGGAACTTCTCGAAGTTCCACTGCACGTCGCCCGCCTCACCGCTGCTGTCCGGCGTCTGGGTCAGTTCGGCGTAGAGCGGGTGGCGGTTCGGGCCGTTGACGTCGGTCTTGGCCAGCAGCGGGAACGTGACGCCGTAGGTGGTCGAGCAGAAGGTCTGGATCTCCTCGGCGGTGCCCGGCTCCTGTCCCATGAACTGGTTGCACGGCACGCCGATCACCGTCAGCCCGCGCGCGCCGTAATCCTGGGCCAGCTTCTCCAGTGCGCTGTACTGCGGCGTGAGCCCGCACTTCGACGCGACGTTGACCACGAGCGCGGCGCCGTCGGCCAGCTCCCGCAACGAGGTCGAGGTGCCGTCGAGGGTGTTGAGCTCGATGTCGAGCAGGTACGACTCAGTCATGCCCGGACGCTACCGCACACTGCTATCCGGCGAACAGCATCTGTGCGGCCCGTTCGATCTGGTCCATCGGGTCGGCTTCGGC is a window from the Mycolicibacterium litorale genome containing:
- a CDS encoding M18 family aminopeptidase, encoding MPASPQNLCAFIDASPSPFHVCGTVADRLREAGFTELSEGDQWPSRAGDYFTVRAGSLVAWRAGADPHAPFRIVGGHTDSPNLRVKQHPDRFVSGWRIVALQPYGGAWLNSWLDRDLGISGRLSIRVGDRIEHRLIRIDEPILRVPQLAIHLSEDRKGVSLDPQRHVNAVWGVGETARSFLGYVADRADVAEDAVLAADLMTHDLTPSRLVGADRELVSAPRLDNQATCYAGLEALLAARPRDVVPVLALFDHEEVGSTSDHGAQSELLPTVLERITLAAGGHREDLLRRISGSMVASGDMAHATHPNYPERHEPGHLIEVNGGPVLKVQPNLRYATDGRTAAAFALACAQAGVPMQRYEHRADLPCGSTIGPMTSARTGIPTVDVGAAQLAMHSAREVMGADDVAAYSAALQAFLSPA
- the purQ gene encoding phosphoribosylformylglycinamidine synthase subunit PurQ — protein: MSARVGVITFPGSLDDIDAARAVRLAGGEPVSLWHADADLKGVDAVIVPGGFSYGDYLRAGAIAKFAPVMSEVIRSAERGMPVLGICNGFQVLCEAGLLPGALTRNIGLHFICRDTWLEVASNTSAWTTRYETGADLLIPLKSGEGRYVASEKVLDELEGEGRVVFRYRENLNGSMRDIAGISSADGRVVGLMPHPEHATEALTGPSDDGLGLFLSALDAVLTV
- the purS gene encoding phosphoribosylformylglycinamidine synthase subunit PurS, whose amino-acid sequence is MAKVVVHVMPKAEILDPQGQAIVGALGRLGVTGVSDVRQGKRFELEIDGDVTDETVAEIAESLLANTVIEDWSVTREGA
- a CDS encoding ATPase, translated to MRLLVAAVLASCGMALLTPVASADPQDCPPLCDRIPRSAWIAPLSIPLYDVYRWPELSAVSVTAVAPRFRFEETCAARAADADDPRSWAVAARAAVTSPDRQWHLQAQILHWRGETWRGGQLATAVFDEAVAALRNCQITAPAVSPSITTAGPARMAAVLSTPDRSVLHQYLVVDPRNSTVTELALWSSAQPSVPWRPVPDAFVLDALAAPLCTAYIASCR
- a CDS encoding MBL fold metallo-hydrolase translates to MQLTHFGHSCLLASFPDGSGGETTVLFDPGTFSHGFEGITGLSAILITHQHPDHADVDRLPDLLDANPQAALYCDPQTAQQLGGSWRAVHAGDEFTVGHLTVRGVGGHHAIIHPELPEIDNISYLLGDGEHPARFMHPGDALFEPGEPVDVLATPAAAPWMKISEAVEYLRAVAPARAVPIHQGIIDPSARGIFYGRLSEMTDTDFQVLEEENGTEF
- a CDS encoding DUF2334 domain-containing protein, which produces MAGQLIVSVSHVSARTLDDVAAFRAELDARGVPVSFLVAPRLKGGYRLDRDTPTVEWLRERRAADDAIVLHGFDEAATRKRRSEFASLAAHEANLRLMGADRVLEHLGLRTRLFAAPGWAVSQGASIALPRNGFRLLAGFGGVTDLVRGTTLRGRVVGIGAGFVTEAWWCRTVVLSTERTARRAGMVRLAVSAKQLGRPGPRSAVLDAVDLALMHRCAPQVYRWEPVAALRDAA
- a CDS encoding glutathione peroxidase produces the protein MTESYLLDIELNTLDGTSTSLRELADGAALVVNVASKCGLTPQYSALEKLAQDYGARGLTVIGVPCNQFMGQEPGTAEEIQTFCSTTYGVTFPLLAKTDVNGPNRHPLYAELTQTPDSSGEAGDVQWNFEKFLLAPGGQVVNRFRPRTEPDAPEVISAIEAVLPK